The genomic segment GCCCGACTTTACCGGCTCTTCTTCCCTTTACTGCTAATGCTAGTACATCGCTCTTCAATGAAGCTGTTCTAACAATCTTCTGAGAAGGAACCTCTATCAGTAATGAGTCACCTAGGCTCAAAGCTATTTCGCTCTCAGTCAAAACGGATCTGCCGTCGTGTAAACCATACTGGATCTTACCGCCACGGACAGTTGTCTTGCTGCTGACCTTCCCGATCTTCAGATTCTTCTCTGTAGCAGGTATCTCAACAGGTAGAAGAACTGAGCCCTCCACAGGCACCATTCGGTAAGCCTTGTCCAGAGCAGGGATTTCCACTACATCCATCAGTCCAACTGGAAAGTCTGGTGTACGCCTCACAACACCGTCTATCAGAACCTTTCCATCCCTGATTGTACCCATAGCTTCTTTGTAGGTCTTCACAGCCTTCAGAATATCTCTAAGCAGGACTGCGAGAGGATAGCTCTCCTCCTTCGAGTGCGGTCCAGGAGCCGTTGTAACTGTGAACTGATGGCTCTTACGGTGGATGGACCAGAAGCTAGGCGCCATTGATCTTTTTGTTCGCTGATTCTCTCCTTTACGACCCATACTGCATAATCACCTAACTAGTCTTCTCCAGTTTTTGTCTCCGCCACTTGTCGTCAAGGTTCAGGTTGTTAACCATAACGTTTGACACATGGATTTTAACCGGGACGGTTCCTCCGGCAATCTTCTCTCTTGTTACTCCCTCAACTGTTATTCGGCCTACACTTGTCAAAACTTTGGTCACCTTACCTTCGACGCCCTTGAACTCGCCTCGGAGTACACGGACGCTATCGTTCTTTCTAACTCTGACGGAGCGGGATCCAATTCTCTCCCGTAGCTCATGTGAGAGTGTAGCCCTGACTGCGTCTGACTTTTTGTGGTTCGGTGCTTCATGAGCCATTTTCCTGGATTTTCCTGGTCGAGTCATCTTTGATCAATATCTCCTAAACAATCATTGGTGCAAGGTTCGCGATTCTTGGCCAGCGCTCGGCAGCTTCGGATGCGACTGGGCCTTTGATTCCGGTTCCCTTCATATCGCCTTCAGGGGTCATGATGACCGCTGCATT from the Nitrososphaerota archaeon genome contains:
- a CDS encoding 30S ribosomal protein S4e; translated protein: MGRKGENQRTKRSMAPSFWSIHRKSHQFTVTTAPGPHSKEESYPLAVLLRDILKAVKTYKEAMGTIRDGKVLIDGVVRRTPDFPVGLMDVVEIPALDKAYRMVPVEGSVLLPVEIPATEKNLKIGKVSSKTTVRGGKIQYGLHDGRSVLTESEIALSLGDSLLIEVPSQKIVRTASLKSDVLALAVKGRRAGKVGRIKDVRPGTFTRSKMVDMEIDGSVTELPAEMVIVIGSEEPLVTVKRSA
- the rplX gene encoding 50S ribosomal protein L24, which codes for MTRPGKSRKMAHEAPNHKKSDAVRATLSHELRERIGSRSVRVRKNDSVRVLRGEFKGVEGKVTKVLTSVGRITVEGVTREKIAGGTVPVKIHVSNVMVNNLNLDDKWRRQKLEKTS